The genomic stretch GCCGCTGTCTCGGCGGGTCCAAAGCTCGATCCGTCAGTGCCATGATTGCTTCGGCAATGTCGGGCCGCTCTGGAGCGGCGCCATTCCCACCACGACGGGCAAGTCTGTTTCTACTTCCCAATTCATGCCAAGCTACTGGCCTGGCCGCATTCATCATCTGGAAAACGAGGTTTACTTCGATGCTCCACGGCGAAACGTCCTCCTTCGAAGCCGCTAACGTTCCGAACCGGTCAAACCAGAGTTCAGATGACGGGCTCAACGACAAGCCCACCTTGCAAGGCATCAGGCTATTCCCGTCCCTGGCGGACATGCCGATCGCCTTGTTTGCGGCAACCGAAGACGAGAGCGCCATCGACCGCACCAAGGCGGCTTTGTTGGACATCACGACGGAAATGGTTGGCCCGAGCGATGGCCTCGAGGACGGTGACCTCAGCCCGACACCGGCCGGCTTTACCTATTTCGGCCAGTTCGTTTTCCACGACATCGTCTTCAGCCAGATATTCGGGTTGCCCAAGCCGACAGGCAAAACACATCATTTGAAGAACGCGTCCTCGCAAGGTCTTGATCTTTCGGGGCTCTATGGAAGGGGGCCCATCGTCGACGCCCATCTCTACGATGTTCCCGATGGAGCGGATTTGACGGCCTGCCGGTTTCCGATCGGCTTGCCTTGCATGAAGGACAGTATGCTTCCGGTCGATCGCAAGACGGTGCCGGGGCGCGATTTGCCGCGCATCGACATGTCGGGCAAGTTCATCAGTGTCGAGGGTCGGCGGTCGCCATATCGGCCGCTGGTGGCGGACCCACGAAACGACGACAATCTTGTCCTCTCGCAACTGCTGTGCACCCTGATGTGCATCCACAACAGGATCGTGGACCTGCTGCTTGGCAGCGGCACGTCCAATCCAGCCGAAGCCTACAGGCGTGCCAGGGTCTACCTGACCTCGGTTTATCGTACCGTGGTCATCAACGACTATCTGAGAAAGGTCCTGGCTCCCGACATATGGGATCATTTTTTCGCCAGCGACGATTTTCAAGGCACGGGAGTCTCGGCGCTTGAGACGTTCAATGCGCTGCCCTTGGAATTCACTTTCGGGGCGTCGCGTTTTGCCCACGCCATGGTGCGGCAATTCTATGTCGTGAACGACAGGTCGGCCGAAGACCCAGCCAATTTGCGCAGAATGCTGTCCTTCTCCAGCCTGCGCCCGGGTGGGGAGATACCGATACCGGAGAACTGGATCGTCGACTGGAGCCGGTTTGCCTCGGCGCACCCCCCGTCGAAAGCTCAAAGTGCCAGGCGCATAGGACCATTCCTGTCGAAAGAACTGACGATTGCCGGCCTGAGTTCGGAATTGAACGGCACAATCCGGCCGGTCGCCTTCATGGATTGCTGGCGCTGTTATGACCTGGGTTTGCCGTCCGGTCAGGACGTGGCCGGGGCGGTGAAGAGCGCCCTGGGTGACAACGGCATCGATGTGCCGGTCCTGACGGGCAATGACATGCTGCCCACGGCGGCCTGCGCCAAACGCTACATCTACAATGCCGGCCGCCTTCAGGCCGCCTTGCAACGTTACCCGCAGTTCCTGAGCCAAACACCTCTCTCTTACTACATCATCCAGGAGGCGTCCGTTCTTGGCAATGACGGCAGCCATCTTGGCCCGGTTGGCTCCTATGTCGTGGCCGCCACGATCGCATCCGCACTGTTCAAGGCCGCCGATACGAATCTCTCTTCTGGCAGGCTCATCCCGGACGTGGAGCCGAAAACGCTGGCAGGACTGCTCGATCTCAATGATACTGCGAAGGTACCGGACGAAGTGCTTGGCGGCCTGATCAACAATCAGCGCTGATAGCGGCGGCGCTACAGTGTTCAATCTGGTCTAACAGGGGGAAGTGGGCATGGTGAAGTTCAAGGATGTGGAGTTCGAGGCGCTTGGCGAATTCATCCGGGATCTGATCAAGGATCCGGCCAAACAAGCGATCTTCAGAAATAAAGATCAGCAGGCGATGAAGGCTCTGTTGCGTGGGTTTATGACCCCCAGGGACAAAACCTGGGAGGAGATCACCATCAACGCATACTTCGACGAAGACCTGATCGCGAACATCGCCTTTCCCTTCACCGGCGACGTCGAGCAAACGATCGCCACCATTGCGCCGGCGGATGGACCCGGCGAGGACTACACATTTCCCGATCATTACAAGACCGATCCGAACGCCGGCCCGCCCGACCAGATCAAGCAGAACCGTTTGCGTGCCTATTACAGCCGCCTCGGCGACTATGTCATGTCGCGCTGCAAGTAGCGCCCGGCGCGGCGTAACTCAGGATTATTGCTTCAGCCCGACTGCGCTGCCAGTTCGATACCGCGTGCCAGCTTCACCTGGTCGGCCGGATGGCGAATGGGAAACGCGGTACTGAACCAATCGACAGCGAGCGCGCGATCAGGCCTACCTTGGCCTTGCCATGCCGCGGAGAGGTTGCGCAGGAAACGCCTGAACTCGTCCCCGGCCTCGCGATTGCGTTTCAGCAGAGCGAGGGCTGCTGCCGACCAGCCATGGATGTCAGCGAACAGCTGATCGCACTTGGCGGCGGCGTCCACGCACCCCTCAAGATCGCCGGCCAAAAAGGCAATGGTCGCCTGGTAGCCATGATAGTGCGCATCGGGCATCGGGTTGAGTTCGAAACATCGTTTCGAAAGCTCAAGTGCCCGCTCGTGATATCCCATGAACGAACTTGCCAGGGCATAGGCGATCAGCGTCGCGGGATTGCCGGCATTCTGCTCATGCGCCAGGCTGAAGTGGAAATCCGCAAGATCCCAGCGTCGAGCCAGGAGGTGGCTCCAGGCCAGATTTACCTGATTGCGGTGGTCGAATGGATCGAGCAAGACCGAACGCTTGGCCAGCTCGAATGCGCGCGTGAGGTCCTGCTGGATTGAAGGCGCTCCCGGAACAACGATCCAGCGCGAGTTGAGCACCGCTGCGAGGCTGGAATAGGCGCAGGACAGATCGGGATCAAGCCGGATAGCTTCCTCGTAGCGGGCGATGGCGGCCTCTTCGGTGTCCTTGCGCCACATGATCGAAAGGCGCTGGCCGTCCAGCCAGCAATCATAGGCTGAAAAATGGTTTGGTGAGGTCTGCGATATGCGGTGCAGCCTGGCACTGGACAACGCGATCTGCAGGCGCGCGGAAAAACGCGCGCAGACCTCGTTGAAGGCCGAGCGCCAGGACGACGGATCAGAAGGAACAGTCAGCCTGAAGGCTTCCCCGCCTTGCAGGAAGTCATAGCAGCTGATCTCGAAGACGGCTGGCACGTCTGCGTCGATCAGGCGGATGAGCACGCCAATATCCACGTTTTCACCCGCGGCCACGCGCACGTCCTCGAACGAGATCCGGCTCGTTTGCAACTCCGTCGACAGAGCTGTCCAATGCCTGAAGCGAGATATCGAAGCCAAAAGCTCAGTCGCCAGGGCAAATTGCAGATGTTCGTTCTCCGCTTCGCGCCTGGCAATGATGATGGCGATCATCGGCTTTCCCGGGATGCGGCTGTCGTGCTCGCTTTGCACAAGGCCGGGGCCAGTTGCCTGCTTCTCTTCGCCCTTGCCCGGTTTCAGCGCCTCCACGAGGCGCAGTATCTCACCTGGTGGTCGCAGATCCATGTCCGCTTTCAGTTCGGCCGCATAGCGCTCGAAGAAGGCCCGGGCGCGGGCGTAGCCGCTTTCCTGACAGACGCGCCGGATGGTCTCCACCACGGCATCATCAAAAAACGGATCGAGTTGCAGGATACACGCCGCGATGGATTTGCGCTGTCTTGGGTCCGTCTCGGCCGCCAGCCAGGCTGCGAGCCGTGTGACCAGCCTGTCGGTCATCATGGTCGACTGCATTCTCAACCAATTGTCGAAGACGGGATCGCAGTCATCCAAACCGGCGCAAAGTCCATCCCTGGCTTTGCCCAACAACAGCAGGGCACGGTCATAATTGCGGTCGTCAAGCGCCCGCTCGAGCTCATCCATGTCGGAACGTATCGAGGTCGGATCGATCCCAAGGACGAGTTTGTCCACCGTGAGGAAATTGAGCCTGGTTTCGGTTGCCAAGCGTCTGAGGTCCTTGATGCACTGGCGCAGCGATCCGCGTGCATGTTCCTCGTCCTGTTCGCTCCAAAGCAATGCCGCCAGTCGCCCGCGCGTCTCGCGTGACCTGCCGCTCAGCAAAAGATAGGCGAGGATAGCGCAGGCCTTCCGCTTGCCCAACGACAGGGTCTCCGCGCCCTTGCGAAGCTCGAAACCGCCGATTAGCCTAATCGCCAGACCGTCTGTGGAAATTGTCAACTCCGCCGGCTATCGTCTCGTTTCGGTCCATGGTGGAGACCGCTTACCCCACGTAAACAGCAGACGCTAAAATATTGGAAGAGCCAAGTTGCTGTTGCAAGGGCCGCATTGGATAAAGCTCGCATCGCTGCCGCAGCGGGACCAGTTGTTGACGCTGATCCAAGACGGAATCACCGAGCGCCGCCGGTCGCGTGCCCATGATCTTGATGTGTTGGCGAATCTGGCTGCGACCCTTTCTGCCGCGCCTGGCAATGGCATGCCGCTTTTGCGCTTCGCTACCCGCTACGACATTGGCGTTGAAGTGTTCGATGTACCAGGCGGGTTCCTGGCAATGTCCAATATTGCTCCCTTCGAAGGCAGTGAGGAACGAATTACAGCAAGTGGCAAAGGCTTCGATGCTGCCGGGGCCGTGTTGGCTTGCCTGGGAGAGGCTGCGGAGATTTCCAGTTGGGCCTGCAGAGCCGACGACGTCACGGCGTCAGCACACATCGCCTGTCCAGTGGATGGGATGAGGATCGATGCGGTTGATGTGCTGGGCTTCTCGCAGGAGCAGATCAACAATCGCGCCCGGCTCAACAGAGCATGGCACGGTTGGGATACAATCCCTTCGGCGGATCACTTGGGCAGTCCTGGGCTATGGGTGCACGTTCAAAGCTTCCATGACGACACGACAGCGCTCTGTCCGGCATTTCTTTGCTACGGCCGCTTAGGCGATGTCGCATATGACGATGCAAGCTTGAACGTCGACTCCAATGGCTGCGCGGCAGGCACGACGCGGGCCGATGCGAGGACTCGCGCCTTGCTTGAACTCGTAGAGCGAGACGCCACCGGCATCTGGTGGCACCGAGGATCCTTGAGAACGCGGCTGGATGTCGCGCAGCTTAATGACCAGGGCTTGGCGTCTCATATCCAGCAGCATCGGCGCGCCACGGGACGAAGGCTGTGGCTTCTGGACATATCGTCCTTCCGGACGGCCATCGTGGTAGCGGCGATCAGCTGCGAAGACAGCGGCGAGGGCATGGCGGTTGGCTTCGGAGCCGGCTTCCGTTTGGTGAATGCCGCCAGGTCCGCGTTTCTGGAATTGGTGCAATCCGAGGCTACCATGGAGGCCCATGCCGAACGAATTGAACGACCTTGGAATGCAACGGCTGGCGATGGCGACTGCCGGATGACCCGTTGGAAGCGTTTCGCCGACGTGCGCAACTTCCGTTTCGCCATCGGCGAGCCGGCCGCTGGGCTCGACAACGCCGACACGGGAGACGTGGACGACCTGCTGGATGAAATCGACGAAGTGTGTGGACAGCGGGTCTGGTTCGCAGACCTTTCGCGATCCGAGATTGGTATCCCCGTGGCAAAGGCGATCTGCGAGGGATTATCCCACTTCAAGGTGCGCTGGGGCTGCCGCCGAAACACTGCACCTTCCATCGCAGTTGTTTCGAGCAGAACAATCAGCGGCCTCTCGCAGGCCAGGAAACTTTTGATCTAATCGTTACACGCTGCAGCTATCGAATTTCGTACAGCGCTCGCTCTAGAGCAATTCCAGGAAAAGTGTGAGCGGTTTTCCGCCTGGAATTGCTTCAAAACAAAGAGTTAGAGCGGTGTACCCGTCCGGTGAAGACCGCAGACGTGCGTATCCGGCGGCTTGAGCACCTGAGCACCGTGGTGCTGGGTCAAGCTTTCGATGGGGAGACGCGATGATATTCTTCGAGGAGGAGTTTGACTTCCTCGATGCCTTCATCGGTGAAGGCCAAGATCCCGTCGTCATCGTTGGCGCCGTACACCCAGATGACGCCGTCCTCGGGCTCGAGACCGAGGGTCAGGTCCTGGATGAGCGCTTCGCTGACTCCGAGGTCCCTGGCGACACGTTCGACGGTGTAGACGTGATGCACCTTATTGCGCTGCATGATCAGGCCGCCGCTGGTTGGGTCCGCAATTTTGCAGATCTCCAATTCCATGGCAGCAAATCATCGATCCGCTGTGCTGGGTGGGCTGCGATGCGCGCCAGGATATCGGCGAGCCAGGCCTGAGGGTCGACGTCATTCAACTTGGCGCTGACGATCAGGCTGTAGAGAACGGCAGCGCGCTGTCCGCCGCGATCGGAACCGCAGAACAGCCAGGACTTTCTGCCGAGAGCGATGCCGCGCAGGGCTCGCTCGGCTGCATTGTTGGATAGGCAAATCCGCCCATCGTCGAGGAACCGGGTGAAGGACGACCAGCGACGCAGCATGTAGTTGAAGGCCTTGGTCAGATCGTGTCCGCGCGAGAGCTTGTCGCGCGTCTCGATCATCCAGCGCTCGAGCTCGGTGACCAGCGGCGCGCTCCGCTCTTTGCGCACGGCGTGGCGTTGGCCTGGCGACAGGCCGTTGATCGCGCGCTCGATATCGAACAGGGCATCGATGCGCTTCACGGCTTCAACCGCTAGCGGATAGACCAGGTTGGGCTTCTCGCCGTGCGCCTTCTTGCGCGCCGCCGCTTCGATATCGGCCAGCTCGAACACTTTGCGCCGGCTGTGGGCCCAGCAGCTGGCTTCCAGAATAGGCGCCGGCTGACGGCCCGTCGCATAGAGATCACCATAACCGCCATAGGCGTCGGCCTGCAGAATGCCGCTCCAGCCGGCGAGATGCGCCTCGGGATGTTCGCCTCGGCGATCGCGGGAATAGTAGAACACCACCGCCGGCGGATCGGCGCCGCCGAACGGCCGGTCATCGCGCACATAGGTCCATAATCGGCCGGTATCGGTCTTGCCCTTGGCCAGGACCGGCACCGTCGTGTCGTCGCCGTGCAGACGTGAAGCGGCCAGCACATGGGCTTCGAGCCGCTTGAACAGCGGCATCAGCACCGCGGCGCCGGCGCCGACCTGGTCGGCGAGCGTCGACAGGCTGAGCGGCACGCCTTCGCGGGCATAGCGTTCAGCCTGGCGGTTGAGCGGCTGATGCTGGCCGAACTTCTCGAACAGGATCATCGCCAGCAGGCCGGGGCCAGCCCAGCCGCGCGGGGTGGCGTGGAACGGCGCCGGTGCCTGGCTGATCGCCTCACAGTCGCGGCAGGTGAACTTCTCCCGCACGTGTTGGATCACCTTCCATTGCCGCGGCACCACCTCCAGCGTCTCGGTGATATCCTCACCCAGCCTGCGCAGCCGATGACCGCCGCAGCAGTGGCAAGCGGTCGGCGCCGGCTCAACCACGCGTTCGCGCGGCAGATGCTCTGGAAATGGCTGGCGCGCCGGTCGTTTGCGCACATAAGGTGCCACCTCAGTGGTCCGGGCCGCCGCCTGTTCGGCGGCGATCTCGTCTTCCGTCGCCGTGCTCTCGAGTTCCTCGAAGGTGAGCTCCATCTGGTCGTGCAGGCGGGCTGAGCGTTCAGAACTCTGACCATGCAGCGCCCGCTGCAACTTGCGGATCGTCAGACCCTGATGTGCGATCAGCGCCGCATCATCCGATGCCTTGGCCCTGGCGACCGCCAGTTCGGCCTCGATCAGCGTAGCGCGCGCGGTCTCGTCTTCGGCTCTGGCCAGCGCCGCGGTCAGCGCTGCTCTCAGCGCACCGATATCGTCCGGAACAGCATCCAGGGCGGTGGCAACCATGTCCTGGAGTGAATCATAAAACGCGTCCGCTGACTCGCGGAAAATGGCGCAAACTCAAAGAAAAACTCAGCCCGCGCGCTGGGGGCGGAACGTGTGGCGCGGGTTGCGCCAATCGATCCCGTCGAGCATGTAGGCGAGCTGCGCCGGTGATATGGAAACCGTGCCGTCCGCCGGCGACGGCCATAGGAACCGGCCCTTTTCGAGCCGTTTTGCATACAGCGACATGCCGAGCCCATCATGCCAGATAATCTTGATCAGATTGCCGCTGCGGCCTCGGAAGACATAAAGATCCCCGGCATGCGGATCCCGGCCCAACGTCTCCTGGACCTGCAGAGCGAGGCCTTGCATTCCGCGACGCATATCGGTCCGGCCGACCGCCAACCAGATCCGCACCTGGCTCGGAACCGGGATCATGAAACGCCCAGCGCCTTCACCATCGCCGCCGCGAGTGTCGGCGGTGTGGTCAGCGGAATCCGCAGCCGCACCTTGCCGGCGATCTCCAGCTCGATCACCGCTGGGGCCGCCGCCGGCACCGAAGCGGCGACAGGCTCATCGGGAACCACGACAACTTCCGCAAAGCCTGTCTCGCGGGCTCTCAGCGTTCGGCGCCACTTATAGATCAGGCTGGTCGCGACATCGTACTGACGCGCTACCGCTGCCACCGTGGCCCCGGGCGCGAATGCCGCGGCCAGTATCCGGAACTGATCCTCTTCACGCCAACGACGACGACGCTCCGGTCCGGTCAATAACGTCACATGGCTCATGCTGTGCTGCTAACTTCGCTCGTAAGGACGACCTTAAGAGCGCAGCCTCGCTACCGTGCCATGCTCGCGCAAGGCGGCCTTCGCCGGAGGCGTACAGAGCGGTTCGCCGTTTCCGTGAAACGGTGAAACGCTCTAATGAGCGCACG from Mesorhizobium sp. NZP2077 encodes the following:
- a CDS encoding transposase, which gives rise to MSHVTLLTGPERRRRWREEDQFRILAAAFAPGATVAAVARQYDVATSLIYKWRRTLRARETGFAEVVVVPDEPVAASVPAAAPAVIELEIAGKVRLRIPLTTPPTLAAAMVKALGVS
- the tnpB gene encoding IS66 family insertion sequence element accessory protein TnpB (TnpB, as the term is used for proteins encoded by IS66 family insertion elements, is considered an accessory protein, since TnpC, encoded by a neighboring gene, is a DDE family transposase.) is translated as MIPVPSQVRIWLAVGRTDMRRGMQGLALQVQETLGRDPHAGDLYVFRGRSGNLIKIIWHDGLGMSLYAKRLEKGRFLWPSPADGTVSISPAQLAYMLDGIDWRNPRHTFRPQRAG
- a CDS encoding IS66 family transposase, whose protein sequence is MVATALDAVPDDIGALRAALTAALARAEDETARATLIEAELAVARAKASDDAALIAHQGLTIRKLQRALHGQSSERSARLHDQMELTFEELESTATEDEIAAEQAAARTTEVAPYVRKRPARQPFPEHLPRERVVEPAPTACHCCGGHRLRRLGEDITETLEVVPRQWKVIQHVREKFTCRDCEAISQAPAPFHATPRGWAGPGLLAMILFEKFGQHQPLNRQAERYAREGVPLSLSTLADQVGAGAAVLMPLFKRLEAHVLAASRLHGDDTTVPVLAKGKTDTGRLWTYVRDDRPFGGADPPAVVFYYSRDRRGEHPEAHLAGWSGILQADAYGGYGDLYATGRQPAPILEASCWAHSRRKVFELADIEAAARKKAHGEKPNLVYPLAVEAVKRIDALFDIERAINGLSPGQRHAVRKERSAPLVTELERWMIETRDKLSRGHDLTKAFNYMLRRWSSFTRFLDDGRICLSNNAAERALRGIALGRKSWLFCGSDRGGQRAAVLYSLIVSAKLNDVDPQAWLADILARIAAHPAQRIDDLLPWNWRSAKLRTQPAAA
- a CDS encoding YcaO-like family protein, translated to MLLQGPHWIKLASLPQRDQLLTLIQDGITERRRSRAHDLDVLANLAATLSAAPGNGMPLLRFATRYDIGVEVFDVPGGFLAMSNIAPFEGSEERITASGKGFDAAGAVLACLGEAAEISSWACRADDVTASAHIACPVDGMRIDAVDVLGFSQEQINNRARLNRAWHGWDTIPSADHLGSPGLWVHVQSFHDDTTALCPAFLCYGRLGDVAYDDASLNVDSNGCAAGTTRADARTRALLELVERDATGIWWHRGSLRTRLDVAQLNDQGLASHIQQHRRATGRRLWLLDISSFRTAIVVAAISCEDSGEGMAVGFGAGFRLVNAARSAFLELVQSEATMEAHAERIERPWNATAGDGDCRMTRWKRFADVRNFRFAIGEPAAGLDNADTGDVDDLLDEIDEVCGQRVWFADLSRSEIGIPVAKAICEGLSHFKVRWGCRRNTAPSIAVVSSRTISGLSQARKLLI
- a CDS encoding peroxidase family protein; the encoded protein is MLHGETSSFEAANVPNRSNQSSDDGLNDKPTLQGIRLFPSLADMPIALFAATEDESAIDRTKAALLDITTEMVGPSDGLEDGDLSPTPAGFTYFGQFVFHDIVFSQIFGLPKPTGKTHHLKNASSQGLDLSGLYGRGPIVDAHLYDVPDGADLTACRFPIGLPCMKDSMLPVDRKTVPGRDLPRIDMSGKFISVEGRRSPYRPLVADPRNDDNLVLSQLLCTLMCIHNRIVDLLLGSGTSNPAEAYRRARVYLTSVYRTVVINDYLRKVLAPDIWDHFFASDDFQGTGVSALETFNALPLEFTFGASRFAHAMVRQFYVVNDRSAEDPANLRRMLSFSSLRPGGEIPIPENWIVDWSRFASAHPPSKAQSARRIGPFLSKELTIAGLSSELNGTIRPVAFMDCWRCYDLGLPSGQDVAGAVKSALGDNGIDVPVLTGNDMLPTAACAKRYIYNAGRLQAALQRYPQFLSQTPLSYYIIQEASVLGNDGSHLGPVGSYVVAATIASALFKAADTNLSSGRLIPDVEPKTLAGLLDLNDTAKVPDEVLGGLINNQR